The DNA segment ggcccgcgtggtgctcagcaaaatgttagaacttcattctagccatcactatttcatgcagtttacatcaaagcaatggaaattttcgcaCGCTGTGTATAGAAATATTGCcctttgtgatgcaacaatgctGCGTTGCATAAatagtttttcaataaattgtcgcACAAGTGTGTCGTGGActgcattaaatctatttcttaactacataaactgcataggaaagtcgttttacgatgctaattttttctgaaaaaatcatgtggcccgcgttgtcattcaaaattttgtatttggccctccagtgaaaaaggttgtaCACGCCTGCCTTAATACAATTATACAATGCTTCTATAGATATGCAAATTTATCATCAACCCTTGCGTAACCATTgaaattgtgatgtaacaatcataatttttaattttgatgtttCTTGATTGTTGAATGTTTAGCCACGTGTGGTTGCAGATTTACGAGACTACATAGCAATGtaggttatatttttatttgttttatttcccGCTGACCACCAAACATATCTGTATCGTCTCACTTTTATGGATATATTATTGTAGCAATTCTACCCCACATAATCGCTTTATAACTATTATGTTTATTTAGTTGATGAAGCACTCAAAGGCAGATTATTCGACCTGTACGCCTGCGTTGGAGAAGGAAAAGATTCGTCCATCGCAACCAAAGCAGCagagcatttgccaagaaaacTTTATTTACCGCGGCCGATGAATTCAAACCTGGTCCCTGGGTTTTTGTACGTCATGAAACACGTCACAAAGCAATTGGATGTGCTCAGTCTGGCAGTATGTCGCCTGGATGCGAATTCATTTCACGAGGTCGCTTCGGCCATAAAAGAAATGAAACCAGGACAAGTAAGATATTATTGACATCAATTAgttattgttgtttgtttccaTTCCGACTAATTGTTCCCGACccatcaaaatattaaattgctGACTTGTCCCATGTAAGGTTGGCAAAAAGTCGTAAGTGCGGTCATGTCTATGAGTCACTTATAACTGAGTTAACCTCTGAAGCACTGAGTTGAACCGAGATAGACCAAGTTATAGTTGACGTcatcagaaatattttaactctAGATTGGAAAGATGAATATCAATTATAACAAACTGCAACCATCGAAcatcgatgacgtcatcgggTTGTTGAGAGTCGTGAGAGATGAGCTGTGGATGTTGAATTGCTTCATTGATGATGATGGAAGAATAAGGATATGGCGAGTTGCTAAACaggatgaaagaaaaaaacttcaagCTGCGTTGAACAAGATCCAAACCGGGTTGGAAGTTGTTCTTGATTTTGACATCACACTTCGCTCACAGAAGTGAATCGGGATGAACGAGACGAATTCCAACAAGCGCTAAATGATGCGGAAAACTCTAGATCGGAGATCCTTGTTCATCCCTGCACCACACCACGCTCGCGATAActttattgtgatgtcactctACAacaggggtgacgaacctattcgatgacgcgggccactttgtcagttacggctGAGCAAGCAGGccgcaaaatttttttaacattttgcataataattagcattcaagcacaaccgcttcatttggcggatttttagctgctcccgcggccgcaataaatacatcgattgagtgcggcaatctattgaagacatactgctgcgactcaattgtgctatcagcttttgatatcgcattgcgcaaaaattagaaacaggtgaaagaaagttcaagactgctggtctcaccagacgcttcgttcaagactgctggtttcccggacgcaaaattcaaccctaaattccggacatgtccggaattttccggacggtatagCAACCCTTTCCTATAAGTCCtatatgccttgcatgtatgggcgtttgtcaaatcgtttggtgggccgcacaaaatggtttggcgggccgcaggttcgtcacctctgcTCTACAACCTtgcatttatttgtttgttttatgtaatttgttaACTTTGGCGACGAGATCGtgcttattatgacgtaacaagcaGATGTAGACAAATTGTTTATATTCATtctaagaaattcaaaattatattaaaactatgaaattaattttggtcgttgttgatgacgtcactcaTGCATTGAGAAATTCATTTACTCTCGCGCGCTTACGAGTGGTCAATGCAGCAATGTCGTGGTCACTTCTACATttgttcaaattgtttttaaatttgcattttatgaTCGCGATTTCTTATGTAATTGTTGACGACGTGTTCTGTGCTTTACAATTCCTCTCTATGATTccagttaaaatataaatacaatttactttattacgtcatagaaGCGCCCGATGTACAGCATATTTTATTGAGGCGAAAAACACAAAGAATTTACAAATCACTGTTCATTCACAAATAACGCATCAAGTGCGCATGTCAAGAAAATACAAGGGTGTGTAGCAATGTGAGATACAACACGGTCCTTATacatacaaacgtttatgCGGGTTCGCGTCGAAGGACTTCACAAATTTTAACTATTTGGTCGTGGTAGGTCGTGTCCTGATTAAAGGCCCTGGCTCGTCTCGCGTAGAGGGAACGTTCAATCGCAGCAATTATGGTTTTTGTGCTAAAAATCTCcttttcaaaaatgatcgCGTTCCTGTGGCGtctaatttgttgtttaattactgtaacCAGTAAAATGCTCATGTCGAGCGCTTCACGATCATGGTTTTCGGGACGATGCatgtttattatttctgtTACGTCGTTAAAGGAGATTGCAGTTCCCGTGGAAACGGTACCTACTCTGCATGCGTAGTGCCATATAGCGGCGATTTctttcacatttaaataaaacacgCGAAGGTGCATCGGGGCCGATCAAGCAGAACCGACATGCGGTGTTTGAAAAAACAGTAAAGTTGAAAGCATTTGACCTAAAACTTAGATCGTTCCGGATGATTTCGTTTCGTCCGTATAATCGATACATTAAATATGAAGGATTAGTATTAGATCAAGGGTTGGCAAATTCAGACCAAGTTCGACCTCCCTGGGAAGTGATTGCTTCAGATGATTCGGATTCAGAGACTGATGTTGATAACCTGGAGCAAACTGACTCTGCATCATGTCAACTTGTCAGCTCTGTCAATGGCAGCGATGATACAAGAACTTCAGCGCAAGCGCAGGGTGGACTTACTCCAAACACGGCGAAAAATGGATTGGTTGCTAAGGACGGAACAAAATGGGAATACATCGAATTTTCTTCAGGATCGAGAGGTAAGCTACAAGCCCAGAACGTGCTAACAGAAAGTGGGATATGCCAATATGCCTAATGAGATGCCAACCGCATGCCAGATGATCCGCTTAGTGTGTTTGAGCTACTTGTCAATAATGCAATGCTTATCCATGTTTAACAATGCATAGAAGCGCATAGAGTGCAAAACAGGGATGAGTGGAAACTACCAGTAAACTGAAAGCTTTTATTTCCTTGCTGTACGTGCGAGGAACAATATGTGGAAAGAACCGACAATTCGTTGGATTTTGGGATAAAAAATGGGGAGTACCTTTATTTTCCAGCAACCACGAGCAGAAATCGCTTTTACGAAATCATGAGATTTCTTCGATTTGATTTGCGGAGCACAAGACTGCCCCGCTGCAGATTTACACAGTACATGGTCAACAAGCCGGACAAATTCGGTATCAAATTTTTGCGAGGTGTTGATGTAGATTCTAAATATACTGAACACCATATCATATGTTGGCAAAGATGAAAACAGACCATCTACGCAAAGAGTGTCTGAGAGTGTGGTTATGAAGGTGGTGGAACCATACTTGGGAAAAGGAAGAAACGTCACAACTGACAATTATTTTACCTCGACTCACCTCGCCACGGATCTCAGCAAATATTTACTCatgatatttgtttattagCTCACAAAAGCGATGGCTCGTTTGTCGTTCGATGAATCAAAGCAGCTATCGGTGGTGATATCACATCTTGACAAGTTTCTCTACTTTTTCCCCGGATACGATTACTAAGgaatttttttgcgttttgcTGTAAATTTCCTCCCACAACtttgtgttttcaaatttttgtagaatttgcttttttgcctTCATAGTCACTAAACCAGACTATTACCTATAATGTAAGCAATTGAACGTTTTAAGTTTCTATTAACGTTTTACTTTTCTGTTAGCCAAATAGCAAgaagtttttaatttgctgATAATACTTTGCGCACTTTTTTCTATTGCATTTTTGGATATTTTTTTTTGTGCGCAGTTCACattattttactgtttttttgGCGTAGTTGtgaaaatttgtaatttttttaactctTTTCCAGTTTCATGTTTGGTTTCTTGCTCTTTGTACCCATCATGCTTTTTCTAGGCAAAACATATTGGCAACTAGAACGgatttttgatatttattcCACATGAAGTATCAATAAATACAAGAATAACTACAAATTTAACAAGTATCACTTTTTCTAATATGAGAGGCGCTCATTACctaaacattgttttaaattgttttctactCGTAAGTTTTTAAACTCAGGTCTTGTTGGAGATTAGTTAGGGGAATACCCATGTTTAATACTAATTAAAATTGCAGAGACTAGAGCCTGTAagtgtaaaatgtaaaatgtaaagCAACCacttatataaaaattttaaagctgtGCTGTGTAGAAACGGCAGGTCCGGATCTCCCGGAGGTGAAATTAGAAGTCGCCAAAAACGCTTTTAATCGAGCATGTTTATGCCCAGATTTTGCTCgattttaaacacaaaagcaGTGAGTCTGTGAGTGtagaaaactaaaacaataaaatttaaaggtTCGCTACAGGATATTTTTTGTCCTGTTGTCTTCGGTTACGGGTTCGTTGTAGTTTTCTTTCGTCCCTTGCCGCCGGATCCGGAAGTTGAAGATTTAATAATCGGTTAATTGCAGCGAACTTGTGAATAAAAGTCTGGATTATGCTCGTTATTCTGGAAATTTCCTCGTCAATAACCACCTGTCTGTTGTCTGACTGACATTCAAAAGTATGTAACGTAGCAATAGGAAAGCGTTACACTGCACTCCAGCAGATCCGGAACTCCGGGTATTGCTGTGCACCTCTGGCAATACCCACTACCAACATTAAACACCAATTGACTAACTGAGGAGATGATGATGACTTAGGAGACCGCCTTTGACCTAGTctgcaattttaaaattctagTTTTCTTTATTTGGCAGAATAAAAAGTATGGCGATTTTTTATGGAAACCTGTGCGTGCAAAGATGATAATTTTGGCACGGAAGGCTCAATTATTGTTGTGTGCATTTTCGccataatgtttattttccgCCACTGACTATGCTAAGCAAAAGTTACGATGCTGActgctataagatggtaggtaCTAAGTTGTTAGCCACCTTTGAAtattgtgttgtttattttttgcctttaGCTGTCTGGAGCAAAAGTTACGATGCCAACTGTTGCAATTACACCACaacaaaacacatgctcacgaacaattaacaagcaggaaaaagtggcaaagcccaagggcttaaaacatgcaggATAGCAATAATAAAATTGTGCAATTAGATgataggttagcatggccaccaaacccacaaaatagtTCCTATGCTTAACAAATTTACAccaaatattacaaaaattgATAGAAGTGCACAATTGGAAAATGtagatatttgtttatttattataaactaGCATTTAAACAATGAGAATAAATTAACAATGAGTCGCTAATATTTGTCTTATTGCCTTgacatcaaaattaaaaacaatgttgattttgatttaacttttttattttgtttcttcgTTGATAAAACAAATGCACAATATCAACTTTTGAcagcaaaataacaacatttgTTAGACTGAGGTTTAGTAAGAAAATTATGTCATgatgaaataaatacaagaATGACGCAAAGCTCACGGGAAAACGTATCCGAGTTATTGACACAAGTTATGGCCAAGATTCGTGCTAGATTGATGCCAATAAATGAGAACCAGTTAGTGTTAAGAAGCAGCTTGTCTGATTTATGTTTGTGATTTATCGTTTAATGAATGGAGCAAAATTGCTTAAAAGGAATGTGAGTTGTTGAGTTATGTTGAGTGAGTTGTTTGACCGTTGTTGGTTGGGTTTGTTTGACcaagttttatttctatgATTGTCAGCTTTATTGAAGTTCCTTGAACAAAGGGTTTTGTTAATGACGAAGTTGCTTTAAATATCAGAACATGGAAAATTAATCtttattaaatgaaattatgttCAACTCTGGAGGAAAATTGAAGTCAAAGCGTGATTTACCACTTCAATATAAACCGATATTGATGATGATGTTGTTTAAGCCTAGTACACCTGCCCAGCCAGTCCACTAAATTATCATAAAACACACCTGAAGCTGGTTCTCGCTCTGTTTGTATCTCATGTCCTGTTGCTTTGGTGTTTGCGTTACACTTCTTTCTATTGCTGTATGGTAAATCTAAAATCTTTTAATTCCGGTTTGAATAATCGAAACATGTCATGAATTATTGTCATCTGTGGTTTGTTATGAAAACTCGAATATATCTAATcagttaaaaactttgtaatatTCCTGTAATTATCTacattatatttatttatatatgtgAACTATCACTAGGGATGAGGTTGAATCCGTGGCTGAGTACTCGACCTGGTGTTGCGATAATTTCTATTGTGATAATTTCGATGAGTATTTCTTTATTCACATCGAGTCTCATAGTTACCAAAGTTCTAGTTTAAATATTCCAGAGCTGGGTACGATTGCGCTCGATGATTATTGAGattgatgtttttgcaattgcATGAGTAACACTCGTTTGCCAAATTCGATTTTGTTCTCGAGCGAGTTCACATCTTTGCAGTCTTCGTCTTTGTTTACTTCAAAGcacaaaatacaaattgtTGTTAGGACAATTGTTAGCACAAAACGCTGTGAACGCAGTTTGCAGCTTACATGTTCTGTCAGTTTTGACTGCTTTGTGACAAATCATAATTCTTAGGTAATGTTGGTATAAAATGCCAAAACAGTGACGTAGTAGCAAAGGGGCACAGCTAAAGGGACAGCATAGCAAGCACAGCTAAAGGGACAGCAAAGCAAGCACAGCCGAAGGTTAGGCCAGATCGTGGGTCGTATGTAGACCACTTTCTCGATAGATTGAACGTTTTCTTTTTAAGTGGTTGCAAGAAACAATGAGAGCAGCTCAAGACGAAACAGATTTAGCTTTATagcttaaaaaaataaacattacaatGTTGTTACggttatgaaaaaatttaataattctAATTCATAGACATCATTTATATAAACACTTATGGGATTAATCTATTTCACTTTCAAGATATTGAATGCAATCTATGGGTTACGATATGACCTCATTTGAAGACCATCCTGTCAATGGGTTCAACATGGAAAATATGTCGTCACTAAGACATCCAGTATCAATATAAGCATTTACAAGTTCAATAGAAGTAGAGCCATGTTTTCTGTACTGCAGGTGGCGTAGTGTGGTacgctatgacgtcatttgatGACCAACCCAGCATTTGGTACGACATGGGAGGTATGGTGCCGCTAGGATATCCAGTATCAGTATGAGTATGTACGTTGCATGCATGCGAAAGCTACGCAAACATTATATTAAGATTACGTCAGTTATGTCCTTGTGTTGTCATCGTGGTGTCCGAACCATTTATTCCAGTGCTTGGCGTCATAAACACGTAGCCGGACACTTGTTTATGTGATTTGTGGATATCCTGACAAGTTCTTTGTTCtgtaataaatgttttgtgacatgaaaaaacttgcattgtgataattttttttccattATTATACAGGAGTACCAACAGATATAAGTCGATACGACGAGGAATATGAGCATGTGTTCAAGTCTACTACAGCTGGTGTCACCATACAAGCACCgcaggtattttattttgaaatcttaTTTTAAGACAAAACTTCAACAATGGCACAAATTTTCCTGTTAATGTTAACATCAGGACAAAGTGTGTTTTCTATCTCAATGTGCTGATATGTGCTTATTTGTGTTGTTTGGACTCTGCATGGttcgttatatttttgtttatatattgtattgactatcttgttttttttcaatcattttacGAGCTTTAACCTTTAAACTTTCGCAAAATAATGtgacatttcaaaatttggagAAAGACAACTTGTCTCGTTTGTACTCGTCccattttgcataatttttataGACACTAGAATACATTCTCTCATTTTGATTGGTTTCTATGACATTGAAAGTCAGCCAGCTTGAAAGTCAaatcaaaaacttaaaacgaCCTTCTCGACAACACCCGTCctacaaataaatataaaggTTAATCAAGTGCAGTCAGACATAAGAGTGAGTAACAGGAAACCTCCACCACCTCCAGCATGAAATTACATACAACCTGTTTTGGTGCCTACaactgttttgctttgtttggtagcaaaagtaaaagaatgtTGAGTTTGAGCTCGATTGCTTTATGTCGTCTTCACAAAATTACagattacaaatttttttttgaggTGCCAGCGATGTTTCAACAGATTTAGGGTAATTTGAGGTCGCCGATTCCGAATTTGGCAttggttttgctgaattggttctagttttcgagatatagttattttctttatttcagcatttttcactatttctGGCATTAGTGACAGTGTTCATATATTGATTAGTAATTAAGCTTTGGTATAATTAAGTTTTAGTTAATATGTATAAATTTTAACTGTGATATCAGATGTCTATGCATGCAGCTTTCCCGAGCATCAAGTAGCACTTAAAACTATTGACTTGGAGATGGGATTCAAACAAGTCTCACTATCAAGTCCATGGTCAAGATTGTTCCGCACGACTTCACTACATGCGTGGATGCCTACCTCACACTGTGTGTTAAAGAATATATGCACGCTTTCAGTCTGACGTCAgcaacatagacatcaacGTACTCTTTATGCAGTCTGATGGTGGCCTCACTCCTATTGATCAGTGAGTTGTTCGTAAAATagtgattattattataataatatgAAGGGCAACCACATGGAGTCATCTTCATTTGCGAGCAGCGATGCTTGTCGTTGAAAACTGTGTTTTGGACCGAGGAATGCAGATGTAGAAGCAAATAACGGTTCAAACTATTTTTTGACACCATTTGTGCCTATATTTTCTGATCGGGGATGTTTGTAGTCGGCCCCAAATATGCTTCTGCCCACCCAGGTCCCACATACTACAGAAAGGGGGATCTATGAATTGGTTTATGTAACTGAGAAACACTGAGATGCTTCTGACTTATCTGAACCAATGGCTCGGTTGTAATTCTGTCATTGCAGACCTTATATGCTGAAAATGATGCTTCATATGATGCTGAAAAATTTCATGGTAGTTGTTAGGTGAAACGATGAATTGGTTTCTGGTTTCTAACAAATCACTAATGATTGTCGATATCATATGAAATTGCCTGATCACATCACACAACATTATGCAGTATAACGTCATTATTTTCAACCACACACCAGGTTTTCATCCCTGAACACACGAAGCCGATATTTTTCGCGGCCACCACGCAAGATCAAAATCTGCAGCTTTTCATTGTCATTGAGTCAGACCTGCCACGTCATACTTTAAAGATGCGCGGCATAATTATCTGCGCACTCAAGTATCGCGGGTTCTCGCGGCTCCCGGGGAATTACCTTGGTGCTGCGGGACTCGCTATCTCTATGGCAACTTTGGGGACTTCTGtgtttttgtgacgtcacaactaTATCAATCATAGACATTTCAACGAGGCTTTCTGTTTAGGGAATCCACCTGGTCTTAGAGTTCATGTCGAGTTGTGGGTTGGAAGTGGTCCAAGCTTACTTGGCGCACATCCAACACCACTACGAGGTCGCGGTCGGAAATGTGCTGCGCGACGTCTCCATGACAACGGACGGCGTACTACACGCGTCGGACAAGATGGACGACGGATCAAGGATCAACCTCCGCGTGGAGATCGACTCGTAGGAGAGAAGCGTGACGTTCCATTTCGAGGTGACATCCCCCATGGTGATAAACAAGTTGAACGCGCCGAGAGCGATCAGCAAGTCTGCCATCATCTACTGGCTCAGGTGCATGGTGGGTTATGACGTTATATTCGACCCTGATATCCAGATATCCGGTCGTCCTCAAGAACTTCCAGCTTCTCCCGGGCACTGGGGGAGAGTGACGTTAGAGGGGCGGGGACGGGGCTTTGAGAAAGATTCATCTTCAAAACAAGTTGAACGAAATGAGGTTTTCCAACTCTATGGTTGACCTTTGACCTTCCTTCATTGTGGTGAAGCCGATATAAGATGTATGCGTGTTAATGTTCGTTTATTAAGTTCTGTTtcttaaaaatgatttgatACAGAAGTTTTTCCTCGGCTCTTGTTTTTCTAAAGTTGCtgaattttgtcaaaactttattttttaagccgttgtgataaatatatcacttaatgtaatataaaattgtttactacatagaattctcatctatggaatcagtgaagcataacactgcgtgacgtaatcgattgttcccTTGTGCGTGctttttgattcattcagtcccttttttcagtcgtacgttcaacgccgcaacatgtctctGTGATGTTGCTGTCataatgttctatcttgatgtattcgttcaaagaagcttcaaatataatcagattatacagcagtcattcctgtgtcattattgctgaagtctatcaaagttcactgtcaattaatacacaaggaaacagactttgtagtgtaagtgggtaaaccttacaggctaaggtaaAATATACCACTTTCATTACAAACTGATGCAACCGAGTGAGGACGAATTGACGATAAAAGAAGACATTTCCATTACAAGTGTGGTGGAGCCGAAATCGCTGAGAACtacgcttttcttttttgagcaacctatgaacaattaaatttgaggttgAGAGAAGTCTAGTGATCTCAGACTAGAAGTTTCGAAGATATGTCTCATCCACAACTCATACAACACTCATTGGATATAGCCGACAGACATCTCGACAATTTGATATTCGAACAAATCAACTACAACGACGGTGATGAAGAATCGCCTGGACTTCGACCAACTTCGAATGCAAGAATGACCGACGAACAAAGCACTCCAGTGAAAACACTTTGTCGGTATttggacattcagtaatgattttttgtttgtttttttctctaTGTAGTATATATTATAGCGTTATTGTGTAGTTTACCTTAATTGATGGTGGCTTAGTTGCCATACTCTCTAACGGTTCAACCATACCGGagagaaatatttctttgtgttattttgttatgctttaaaCATAGCGGTTGTTTTCGAAGGTTAAACAAATACCCAAGGCTAACACCGATACACTATGTTGAATGTCAATTACAAAACgtatttgactaattttatatatattttgtaatacgcgtatttccaagtgaaatattcacaCAGCTATACTGGTAAAACCAGATGCTGAAATCGCGTGAGCATAAGAGAATTTTATACCACTTTGTTTACGGAAACGGCGTGAAAAAACGTGAGATGAAACATTTGCCGACGTTTCCTCATTTTGCAAGCATTCGCGTGACGTGTCAGGATATTCTGTTTTCTATTcaaagtcgtgacataaatgtcatcattgtttgttttgtatactaATTTTGAGttacagaaaacatattaCTGTCTTTTTGCGAATATATTGCCAATATAAATTGTATTGTAACTATGTTTCaacgtttattgttatttgataTACATTTAACGTgttatattgacttttgttatcaacactattgttttaattattgcttaTCGAGAATTGTTTCTATTTCGtttataaattgctttaaaatttcattttaaaacaatttctaggaggaggttatgtgataaatatatcacttaatgtaatataaaattgtttactacatagaattctcatctatggaatcagtgaagcataacactgcgtgacgtaatcgattgttcccTTGTGCGTGctttttgattcattcagtcccttttttcagtcgtacgttcaacgccgcaacatgtctctGTGATGTTGCTGTCataatgttctatcttgatgtattcgttcaaagaagcttcaaatataatcaaattATACAgcagtcattcctgtgtcattattgctgaagtctatcaaagttcactgtcaattaatacacaaggaaacagactttgtagtgtaagtgggtaaaccttacaggctaaggtaaAATATACCACTTTCATTACACCGTATTTTGATGCtctcttagaaaatattttttgcgtcACTCGCAAAATAATCGCTGTGTAGTTTCAAAGAA comes from the Clavelina lepadiformis chromosome 5, kaClaLepa1.1, whole genome shotgun sequence genome and includes:
- the LOC143458635 gene encoding uncharacterized protein LOC143458635 isoform X3 → MVASLLLIRNPPGLRVHVELWVGSGPSLLGAHPTPLRGRGRKCAARRLHDNGRRTTRVGQDGRRIKDQPPRGDRLVGEKRDVPFRGDIPHGDKQVERAESDQQVCHHLLAQVHGGL
- the LOC143458635 gene encoding uncharacterized protein LOC143458635 isoform X2; translated protein: MQDAVQYQMRAIEINEGDCILSIHPCAGGVHLPDLTMRNPPGLRVHVELWVGSGPSLLGAHPTPLRGRGRKCAARRLHDNGRRTTRVGQDGRRIKDQPPRGDRLVGEKRDVPFRGDIPHGDKQVERAESDQQVCHHLLAQVHGGL